A single region of the Brachypodium distachyon strain Bd21 chromosome 3, Brachypodium_distachyon_v3.0, whole genome shotgun sequence genome encodes:
- the LOC100827690 gene encoding lysine-specific demethylase JMJ25 yields the protein MTAKVAEGSCSSLLPVVRKRGRPPKVQTPEVAEAGMTTKVAEGSSLSLQVVVCALPAAGDHGKNMLPKLHGRLRKALPAQDHGMSLEGIPPGASAGGFVKRVTRRSAQLAKEAEAKALDAIEADELDAQPAEGEAMAAADDVMGENGSPSAGGFIKRVTRRSAQLAKEAEAKALDAIEADELDAQPAEGEAMAAADDVMGENGSPSAGGFVKRVTRRSAQLAKEAEAKALDAIEADELDAQPAEREAIAAADDVMGGNGSPSAGGFVKRVTRRSALLANEAEAKALDAIEADELDAQPAEGEAMAAADDDMGENGSNFVNWEQRGRRSLKLPSERQKVTSKFETSLSRSFQWKHTGRRSFKSSCASCGDENKTYYCAACSEKKRSERIEDACYLLHYLLPCLETINKEQLAEKEVEAKMLDVPVSSLSIKQAVDTKERIYCSNCNTSIYDLHRRCAGRNCPYNYELCIRCCKELRENNLQGCCEVAEFHYPDNGDGYLHGGKPKPCSSKGKDQDHSSRTTANKTKVAEWLAKTQRYVAANSSKIPCPPRELGGCNLRDLELVRFFPENELSELEANARTLYDAFTMVNPVDVATVDGACVNCSCSGSSGSRKKAASKKSSADNSVFYPVFDGSKPDDLKHFQTHWVRGEPVVVQSVLQKMSGLSWEPRTMLSESRDSSKDVIKAIDCLSCCQVEKGNDEFFKGYYEGENYENNWPCMLKLKDWPSSDSFEQVLPKHGAVYTDSLPFQPYTNKKSGSLNISTFLPDDILKVDLGPKSYIAYGVTQELGRGDSVTKLHSDLSDAVNVLMHTTKVAPSTEQETDIMKLKEKHKAQDKRELGGVEIEMDGDAKGKLSPDYEDQQGALWHIFKREDVPKLEKYLREHSKEFRHVHCSRVNKVYNPVHDETFYLTKNHMKKLKDEYGVQPWTIVQKLGEAVFIPAGCPHQVRNLQSCTKIALDFVSPENIGQCMMLCEDYRLLPKAHRAKEDKLEVKKMIVHAVQHAVNTLKEQLHIFFSGKN from the exons ATGACCGCAAAGGTCGCCGAAGGATCCTGCTCATCGTTGCTGCCAGTG GTGAGGAAGCGAGGGCGGCCACCCAAGGTCCAGACCCCGGAGGTTGCCGAGGCGGGCATGACCACAAAGGTCGCCGAAGGATCCAGCTTGTCGCTGCAAGTGGTAGTGTGTGCTTTGCCAGCGGCAGGTGACCATGGGAAGAATATGCTCCCTAAGCTGCATGGGCGGCTGAGGAAGGCACTGCCAGCGCAGGATCATGGTATGAGTTTAGAGGGGATCCCGCCTGGCGCGTCCGCTGGAGGCTTCGTAAAGAGGGTGACTCGCCGTAGCGCACAACTAGCGAAAGAAGCGGAAGCAAAGGCACTTGATGCTATCGAGGCGGATGAATTGGATGCGCAGCCTGCCGAGGGCGAGGCGATGGCAGCGGCGGATGATGTCATGGGGGAGAATGGAAGCCCGTCCGCTGGAGGCTTCATAAAGAGGGTGACTCGCCGTAGCGCACAACTAGCGAAAGAAGCGGAAGCAAAGGCACTTGATGCTATCGAGGCGGATGAATTGGATGCGCAGCCTGCCGAGGGCGAGGCGATGGCAGCGGCGGATGATGTCATGGGGGAGAATGGAAGCCCGTCCGCTGGAGGCTTCGTAAAGAGGGTGACTCGCCGTAGCGCACAACTAGCAAAAGAGGCGGAAGCAAAGGCACTTGATGCTATCGAGGCGGATGAATTGGATGCGCAGCCTGCCGAGCGCGAGGCGATAGCAGCGGCGGATGATGTCATGGGGGGGAATGGAAGCCCGTCCGCTGGAGGCTTCGTAAAGAGGGTGACTCGCCGTAGCGCACTACTAGCGAATGAGGCGGAAGCAAAGGCACTTGATGCTATTGAGGCGGATGAATTGGATGCGCAGCCTGCCGAGGGTGAGGCGATGGCAGCGGCGGATGATGACATGGGGGAGAATGGAAGCAACTTTGTGAAT TGGGAgcagagagggagaaggtCCCTCAAATTGCCGAGTGAGCGCCAGAAGGTGacatcaaaatttgaaacctcTCTTTCCCGTTCG ttccAGTGGAAGCACACAGGGAGGAGGTCGTTCAAATCGTCATGCGCGTCCTGCGGCGACGAGAACAAGACCTACTACtgcgccgcctgctccgagAAAAAAAG gTCCGAGAGGATCGAGGATGCATGCTACTTGTTGCACTACCTGCTGCCGTGCTTGGAGACTATCAACAAGGAGCAACTCGCTGAGAAGGAGGTGGAGGCCAAGATGCTAG ATGTACCGGTGTCCAGTCTGAGCATAAAACAAGCCGTCGACACCAAAGAGAGGATCTATTG TAGCAATTGCAACACTTCAATCTACGATCTCCACAGGAGATGCGCCGGTCGCAACTGTCCATACAATTACGAACTGTGCATCCGCTGTTGCAAGGAGCTTCGCGAGAACAACCTCCAGGGGTGTTGCGAAGTGGCCGAATTCCATTACCCCGACAATGGAGACGGCTACTTGCACGGCGGCAAGCCAAAGCCATGCTCGTCCAAGGGGAAGGACCAAGACCACTCGTCAAGAACAACGGCAAACAAAACTAAAGTTGCCGAGTGGCTGGCCAAAACGCAGCGTTACGTCGCTGCCAACAGTAGCAAAATCCCTTGCCCTCCCCGCGAGCTCGGCGGCTGCAACCTCCGCGATCTTGAGCTGGTGAGGTTCTTCCCGGAAAACGAGCTCTCGGAGCTGGAGGCAAATGCTAGAACTTTGTATGACGCGTTCACCATGGTCAACCCAGTCGATGTAGCAACCGTTGATGGTGCCTGCGTCAACTGCTCCTGCTCGGGCAGTTCTGGGAGCAGAAAGAAAGCTGCTTCCAAGAAGAGTTCAGCTGATAACTCCGTATTTTACCCGGTATTTGACGGTTCCAAGCCGGATGACCTCAAACACTTTCAGACACACTGGGTCAGaggggaacctgtggttgttcAAAGCGTCCTGCAAAAGATGTCAGGTTTGAGCTGGGAGCCACGGACGATGTTGTCCGAGAGCAGGGATTCGTCAAAAGATGTGATCAAGGCTATAGATTGCCTTAGTTGCTGCCAG GTTGAAAAGGGCAATGATGAGTTCTTCAAAGGATATTATGAAGGTGAAAACTATGAGAATAATTGGCCTTGTATGCTAAAACTGAAGGATTGGCCTTCTTCGGATAGTTTTGAACAAGTTCTACCCAAGCATGGAGCTGTTTATACAGATTCTTTGCCATTTCAACCATACACGAATAAGAAGTCTGGGTCGCTCAATATTTCAACCTTCCTTCCCGACGATATCCTCAAGGTTGATTTGGGCCCCAAGTCATACATAGCATATGGTGTCACACAAGAGCTTGGCAGAGGAGACTCTGTTACAAAGCTTCACTCTGATTTATCTGATGCG GTCAATGTATTGATGCATACTACGAAGGTCGCCCCTTCTACAGAACAAGAAACTGACATCATGAAACTAAAAGAAAAGCACAAGGCCCAAGATAAAAGGGAATTGGGCGGTGTTGAAATAGAGATGGATGGCGATGCAAAAGGTAAGCTATCACCTGATTATGAGGATCAACAGGGTGCTCTATGGCACATTTTCAAACGGGAAGATGTCCCAAAATTGGAAAAATATTTGAGAGAGCACTCCAAGGAGTTTCGTCATGTACATTGTTCGCGAGTAAACAAG GTGTATAACCCAGTGCACGACGAGACATTCTATCTAACAAAAAACCACATGAAGAAGCTTAAAGATGAATATG GAGTACAGCCTTGGACCATAGTACAAAAGCTTGGAGAAGCAGTTTTTATACCTGCCGGTTGTCCACATCAAGTACGAAACCTCCAG TCTTGCACCAAGATTGCTCTAGACTTTGTTTCACCCGAGAATATTGGACAATGTATGATGCTATGTGAAGATTACCGCCTGCTACCAAAAGCACATagggcaaaggaagacaaacTAGAG